From Vigna unguiculata cultivar IT97K-499-35 chromosome 5, ASM411807v1, whole genome shotgun sequence, the proteins below share one genomic window:
- the LOC114184687 gene encoding uncharacterized protein LOC114184687: MQGRIRTRRTASSEPLLVDPEIEKTARRSNSATRRRRAQAQQVVHHSSASDTLSSTSQNPDPLPEEEMADNPHGDGRGRERRTLEDYAAFTDHVNFNSIARPTVNATNMEMKPTLIHLVQSNQFNGLSHENPYTHLTTFLEICNTVKIHQVPDEAIRLSLFSFSLAGPAKAWLNSFPENSLTNWDDVVAKFLSKYFPQSKVNKGKQEISAFQQDMDESLGQAWDRFKGLLRKTPIHGFDQPTQLTLFLAGLKSQSKLMLDASAGGSIKWKTPEEAYELIENMAANDNEAYTERTHSQKKGILELQSQDALLAQNKIMTQQLETLMKKLSQLPQELQNASVAQLQQVQSCELCGGNHTNGQCAMSSTSQEEVSYMGNQGRLGNYNQGWKLHQNMGQTGPSNRPPHQQTYQHPSLTDRTSKLEDMMQQFLQMSIQNQKNTDASIKNLEVQVGQLAKQLADQRGSSFSANTEANPKEQCKAIFTRSGKEVGLEEEVNKREENEKEKKKKEKVVVKPLPYPQNPSRKEKERQLARFKDIFKQFEIKIPFSEALQQISSYAKFMKEFLGKKKKYIEEETIEVQGNCSAIIQKNLPPKFKDPGSFTIPCTIGNQDMGKALVDLGASINLMPLSMLRKIGGLEAKPTRMTLQLADNSIKYPYGVVEDVVVQIDKLKFSVDFVVMEMEKDEGVPLILGRPFMKTAKVVINVDEGTLKLKDQDEEVNFNVFEAVQESTDEETSLKAINEVLSVTSRPWQASKLLGKCSNCFSAKVNEEREEKDDALVHHHSLMGTNGLKPGQPIVMRKEHLKISPRRFKSNWARLWVIRDIKVDGRIEIEAPYSRRTKLVTSDQLKLYRCEVGKEHTKSNNQA; encoded by the exons ATGCAGGGTAGGATCCGTACAAGGAGGACTGCATCTTCAGAACCACTCCTTGTTGATCCCGAGATAGAGAAAACTGCCCGTAGAAGCAATAGTGCCACAAGGAGAAGACGAGCTCAAGCACAACAAGTTGTCCATCACTCTTCTGCTTCAGACACTCTTTCATCTACTTCTCAGAATCCTGATCCTTTGCCAGAAGAAGAAATGGCAGACAACCCTCATGGTGATGGTAGAGGTCGTGAAAGACGCACTTTGGAAGATTATGCAGCGTTCACAGACCATGTTAACTTCAACAGTATTGCTAGGCCAACTGTCAATGCCACCAACATGGAGATGAAGCCAACTCTTATTCATCTGGTGCAGAGTAATCAGTTCAATGGCCTGTCTCATGAGAATCCCTACACTCATCTGACCACATTCTTGGAGATATGCAATACTGTGAAGATCCATCAAGTTCCTGATGAAGCCATACGCCTGAGTCTCTTCTCGTTCTCACTAGCAGGACCTGCAAAAGCTTGGTTGAATTCCTTTCCTGAAAATAGCCTCACTAACTGGGATGATGTGGTTGCAAAGTTCTTGAGCAAATATTTTCCCCAGTCCAAGGTTAACAAGGGAAAGCAGGAAATCTCGGCATTTCAACAAGATATGGATGAGTCATTGGGCCAAGCATGGGATAGATTCAAGGGACTGTTGAGGAAGACTCCCATTCATGGGTTTGATCAACCTACACAGCTCACTCTTTTCTTGGCAGGACTTAAATCCCAGTCAAAGCTTATGTTGGATGCCTCTGCCGGTGGGAGTATCAAGTGGAAGACGCCAGAGGAAGCTTATGAGTTAATAGAGAATATGGCAGCTAATGATAATGAAGCCTATACTGAGAGAACCCATTCTCAAAAGAAGGGTATTCTAGAGCTTCAATCTCAAGATGCTCTATTGGCTCAAAACAAGATTATGACTCAGCAGCTGGAGAccctgatgaagaaattgtcaCAACTTCCTCAAGAGCTTCAAAATGCCTCTGTAGCTCAACTCCAACAAGTGCAAAGTTGTGAGTTATGTGGAGGAAACCATACCAATGGGCAATGTGCTATGTCAAGCACATCTCAAGAGGAAGTTAGTTATATGGGCAATCAAGGCCGATTAGGGAACTATAATCAAGGATGGAAACTTCACCAAAACATGGGCCAAACAGGACCTTCCAATAGGCccccacatcaacaaacttaccAACATCCCTCTTTAACTGACAGAACCTCAAAGCTTGAGGACATGATGCAACAGTTCTTGCAAAtgtcaattcaaaatcaaaagaacacTGATGCATCAATAAAAAACTTGGAGGTGCAAGTGGGGCAATTAGCCAAGCAATTGGCTGATCAACGAGGAAGTTCTTTTTCCGCCAACACCGAAGCCAACCCCAAAGAGCAATGTAAGGCCATCTTCACTCGAAGTGGAAAGGAGGTTGGGCTAG AGGAGGAAGTTaataaaagagaggaaaatgaaaaagagaaaaagaaaaaagagaaagttgtTGTGAAACCCCTTCCCTATCCTCAAAATCCttcaagaaaagagaaagagagacagTTAGCTCGGTTCAAAGACATATTCAAGCAGTTTGAGATCAAGATTCCCTTTTCTGAAGCACTGCAACAAATATCCTCTTATGCAAAGTTCATGAAGGAATTCCTTGGCAAAAAGAAGAAGTACATAGAAGAGGAAACTATTGAAGTGCAAGGGAATTGTAGTGCCataattcagaaaaatcttcCTCCAAAATTCAAGGATCCGGGTAGCTTCACCATCCCCTGCACCATTGGAAATCAAGATATGGGAAAAGCTCTTGTTGACTTAGGGGCTAGCATTAATTTGATGCCCCTATCTATGCTTAGAAAGATTGGTGGTCTCGAAGCCAAGCCAACAAGGATGACCTTGCAACTAGCAGATAACTCAATCAAATACCCTTATGGCGTGGTGGAAGATGTGGTGGTGCAGATAGATAAGCTCAAGTTCTCGGTTGATTTTGTGGTGATGGAAATGGAGAAAGATGAAGGGGTACCACTCATTCTTGGGAGGCCATTCATGAAGACAGCCAAGGTTGTCATCAATGTGGATGAGGGAACGCTGAAATTGAAGGACCAAGATGAGGAAGTGAATTTCAACGTTTTTGAAGCTGTGCAAGAATCAACTGATGAAGAAACTAGTCTTAAGGCCATCAATGAAGTCTTATCTGTGACTAGTAGACCGTGGCAAGCTTCTAAGTTGCTTGGAAAGTGCTCAAATTGTTTCTCTGCAAAAGTGAATGAAGAGAGGGAAGAGAAAGATGATGCTCTAGTTCACCACCACTCTTTGATGGGGACTAATGGACTTAAACCTGGCCAACCAATTGTGATGAGAAAGGAACATTTGAAGATTTCTCCTAGAAGATTCAAGTCAAATTGGGCAAGGCTGTGGGTTATTAGAGACATCAAAGTTGATGGAAGAATTGAAATTGAAGCTCCTTATTCtagaagaactaaattggtgaCTAGTGATCAATTGAAGTTGTATAGGTGTGAGGTTGGGAAGGAGCACACCAAAAGCAACAACCAAGCTTAA